A genomic region of Corallococcus exiguus contains the following coding sequences:
- a CDS encoding NAD(P)-binding domain-containing protein, producing MTTLTTKLCVIGGGPTAVAALFEARARGIPALALESGATPLASLHDHIEGLVYLSPASHWEVGGLPLDCRDALECEREDVLHYYARVIQTGRLDIRCRHRCVGLRPDADGVTVEVETPEGRIEVRAEEVLVTAWYERRPLPPDSVQPGSRVEVREGLRSAAEVAGRRVAVLGGGISGFEQAGALMMAGQPVTLLMRGAPRGMHRLPHFARLVEATGSRLVPNASAVRVTRDGVTYHEGGEALHLPCDVLVAACGARLSPHVLELLSRAGVLTGDEVRGLRESVSLEEAKQAHPDWTAAEQERLAVESRPDLWPLVFEGRRRVRLAGGPLHVGASNAGVMVSIATAVFAVRAMAGARVPPGMAPPLARALLNLEALLQVLREDVPPERVESLRPLAVGSWSRAWVHPHLLERPTAQSVERTTGLDPTRFLLPPGLGASDMERELLGLADGTTSIAEIADANEMTDPAERAKLVATFRNLWSRNVLTWLPPQDAER from the coding sequence ATGACGACCCTCACGACGAAGCTGTGTGTCATTGGCGGCGGCCCCACCGCGGTGGCTGCCCTCTTCGAGGCCCGGGCACGTGGCATCCCCGCCCTGGCCCTGGAGTCCGGCGCCACCCCGCTGGCATCGCTGCATGACCACATCGAGGGCCTCGTCTACCTGTCGCCCGCCTCGCACTGGGAGGTGGGTGGACTGCCGCTGGACTGCCGCGACGCGCTGGAGTGCGAGCGCGAGGACGTGCTGCACTACTACGCGCGCGTCATCCAGACGGGGCGCCTGGACATCCGCTGCCGCCATCGCTGCGTGGGCCTGCGCCCCGACGCGGACGGCGTGACGGTGGAGGTGGAGACGCCAGAGGGCCGCATCGAGGTGCGCGCCGAAGAGGTGCTCGTCACCGCCTGGTATGAGCGGCGACCCCTGCCTCCAGACTCAGTGCAGCCCGGCTCCCGCGTGGAGGTGCGGGAGGGGCTGCGCTCCGCGGCGGAGGTGGCCGGCCGGCGCGTGGCGGTGCTGGGCGGTGGCATCTCCGGCTTCGAGCAGGCCGGGGCGCTGATGATGGCGGGCCAGCCGGTGACGCTCCTGATGCGCGGCGCGCCACGGGGCATGCACCGGTTGCCGCACTTCGCGCGGTTGGTGGAGGCCACGGGCTCGCGGCTGGTGCCGAACGCCAGCGCGGTGCGCGTCACCCGCGACGGCGTCACGTACCACGAGGGCGGCGAGGCGCTTCATCTGCCGTGCGACGTGCTGGTGGCCGCATGCGGCGCGCGCCTGTCCCCACACGTGCTGGAACTGCTCTCGCGCGCGGGAGTGCTGACAGGGGACGAGGTGCGAGGGCTGCGGGAGTCCGTCAGCCTGGAGGAGGCGAAGCAGGCGCACCCGGATTGGACCGCGGCGGAGCAGGAGCGCCTGGCGGTGGAGTCCCGGCCGGACCTGTGGCCGCTCGTCTTCGAGGGTCGCCGCCGCGTGCGGCTCGCCGGAGGGCCCCTGCACGTGGGTGCCTCCAACGCGGGGGTGATGGTGTCCATCGCCACCGCCGTGTTCGCGGTGCGCGCGATGGCGGGCGCGCGGGTGCCCCCGGGCATGGCGCCGCCGCTTGCGCGGGCCCTACTCAACCTGGAGGCCCTCCTCCAGGTGCTGCGCGAGGACGTGCCGCCCGAGCGTGTGGAATCGCTGCGCCCGTTGGCGGTGGGCTCCTGGAGCCGCGCATGGGTGCACCCACATCTCCTGGAGCGCCCCACGGCGCAGAGCGTGGAACGCACCACCGGCCTGGATCCGACCCGCTTCCTGCTGCCCCCCGGGCTCGGCGCCAGCGACATGGAGCGGGAACTGCTTGGGCTCGCGGATGGCACCACCAGCATTGCTGAGATTGCCGACGCCAACGAGATGACGGACCCGGCGGAGCGCGCGAAGCTTGTCGCCACCTTCCGCAATCTGTGGTCGCGCAACGTGCTCACGTGGCTGCCTCCACAGGACGCGGAACGCTGA
- a CDS encoding VOC family protein yields the protein MTNPVNKALICLWYERNAEEAAAFYARTFPGSSVGATHRAPGDYPDGKEGDALTVEFTVLGIPCIGLNGGPAFKHSEAFSFQISTKDQEETDRYWKAIVGNGGQESQCGWCKDKWGISWQITPAALTDGMSDPDPAARKRVFAAMMEMKKIDIAAINAARKG from the coding sequence ATGACGAACCCCGTGAACAAGGCCCTCATCTGCCTCTGGTACGAACGCAATGCCGAAGAAGCGGCTGCGTTCTACGCCCGCACCTTCCCCGGCAGCTCCGTTGGCGCCACGCACCGCGCCCCGGGCGATTACCCGGACGGCAAGGAGGGTGATGCCCTCACGGTGGAGTTCACCGTGCTGGGCATTCCGTGCATCGGCCTCAATGGCGGTCCCGCCTTCAAGCACAGTGAAGCCTTCTCGTTCCAGATCAGCACGAAGGACCAGGAGGAGACGGACCGCTACTGGAAGGCCATCGTTGGCAATGGCGGTCAGGAAAGTCAGTGCGGGTGGTGCAAGGACAAGTGGGGAATCTCGTGGCAGATCACCCCTGCCGCCCTGACGGACGGCATGAGCGATCCGGATCCGGCCGCGCGCAAGCGGGTGTTCGCCGCGATGATGGAGATGAAGAAGATCGACATCGCGGCGATCAACGCGGCGCGCAAGGGCTGA
- a CDS encoding MBL fold metallo-hydrolase: protein MRPDEPGRVVLPARLAGVEEVRVTGDTWLFGDMALVQELLHPDIVLLNVGGGRYGMDPRTAALAVRKYFRPSIIVPMHFGTFEPLATEPQAREVLGSDPRVRWLTPGVAASL from the coding sequence ATGCGACCCGACGAGCCTGGCCGGGTGGTGCTGCCCGCGAGGCTCGCGGGAGTGGAAGAGGTTCGCGTCACGGGCGACACCTGGCTGTTCGGCGACATGGCGCTGGTGCAGGAGCTGCTGCACCCGGACATCGTGCTCCTCAACGTGGGTGGCGGGCGCTACGGCATGGACCCCCGGACCGCCGCGCTCGCGGTGCGCAAGTACTTCCGCCCCTCCATCATCGTGCCCATGCACTTCGGCACCTTCGAGCCGCTGGCGACCGAGCCCCAGGCACGTGAGGTCCTTGGAAGCGACCCGCGCGTGCGCTGGCTCACCCCGGGAGTCGCCGCGTCACTCTGA
- a CDS encoding peptidoglycan-binding domain-containing protein, translated as MRTTAHHRPLHVGSTGNRVQKVEERLKSAGYLKGAADDRFDAKTAKAVVAYKRDNGWEGKPQGVVGERMDQSLKRISATTTPGTEGSTTAQTSAAGGSDSKSKTPSQLKGATYNVERDRNPQDVKKWLGDFAKKNKLDFVQLQEINGYHKALENIPGYHLVTFPGAKDHGETGILVKDSLLQGQKTSIQGEGGGWTTVRGGHAPPRAATAVKLAGWLQVVSAHQPPSVDWKGGEPVGPKNRVSTYKSLSEKLLGFAQRKIAKNPDEGLLIGGDWNEPASTKGKWSPGWIAQQAGMTTHGGVESHGHGKIDYAMSYGCKVSNVRAGPTGGSDHNIVMYTVSRPKGKG; from the coding sequence ATGCGAACCACCGCCCACCACCGCCCCCTCCACGTCGGATCCACTGGCAACCGCGTTCAGAAGGTCGAAGAGCGCCTGAAGTCGGCCGGTTACCTGAAGGGGGCCGCCGACGACCGCTTCGACGCCAAGACCGCCAAGGCGGTGGTCGCCTACAAGCGCGACAACGGCTGGGAAGGGAAGCCGCAGGGGGTCGTCGGCGAGCGGATGGACCAATCGCTGAAGCGCATCAGCGCCACCACCACCCCCGGCACTGAAGGCAGCACCACCGCCCAGACCAGTGCGGCCGGTGGCAGCGACAGCAAGAGCAAGACCCCGTCGCAGCTCAAGGGCGCGACCTACAACGTCGAGCGCGACCGCAATCCCCAGGACGTGAAGAAGTGGCTGGGCGACTTCGCCAAGAAGAACAAGCTCGACTTCGTCCAGCTCCAGGAGATCAACGGCTACCACAAGGCCCTGGAGAACATCCCTGGCTACCACCTGGTGACCTTCCCCGGGGCCAAGGACCATGGCGAGACGGGCATCCTCGTGAAGGACAGCCTGCTCCAGGGGCAGAAGACGTCCATCCAAGGCGAGGGCGGCGGCTGGACCACCGTGCGCGGCGGCCATGCTCCGCCGCGGGCGGCCACCGCGGTCAAGCTCGCGGGTTGGCTGCAGGTGGTCTCGGCCCACCAGCCGCCCTCGGTCGACTGGAAGGGCGGGGAGCCCGTCGGGCCGAAGAACCGCGTGAGCACCTACAAGTCACTCTCCGAGAAGCTGCTCGGCTTCGCGCAGCGGAAGATCGCGAAGAACCCTGACGAGGGTTTGCTCATCGGTGGCGACTGGAACGAGCCGGCGTCGACGAAGGGGAAGTGGTCGCCCGGCTGGATTGCGCAGCAGGCGGGCATGACCACCCATGGCGGCGTGGAGAGCCACGGCCACGGCAAGATTGACTATGCGATGTCCTACGGGTGCAAGGTCTCGAACGTGAGGGCCGGCCCGACCGGCGGCTCGGACCACAACATCGTCATGTACACGGTGAGCCGTCCGAAGGGTAAGGGCTGA
- a CDS encoding VOC family protein has product MSTGSFIWYELMTHDPDAAAKFYGAVVGWKISAPSESMPSGQDYRMIMRGDGGSAGGVLRLSQDMVQHGAQPCWLGYLHVADVDASIQAMVADGARVLMPRMDLPVGKIAMVADPMGTPFYVMAPIPPPGKPDAKSDVFDVKASQRIRWNELASPDLTRAKTFYAKHFHFQFNEVMPMGPMGDYCFVDHDGVRLGAIMQKPAEGPGPTGTWLFYFGVPSVAEAQRAITANGGKVLQGPHEVPGGDWIVVATDPSGAAFGVVGSKGE; this is encoded by the coding sequence ATGAGCACTGGAAGCTTCATTTGGTACGAGCTGATGACCCACGACCCCGACGCCGCCGCGAAGTTCTATGGCGCCGTCGTTGGCTGGAAGATCTCGGCCCCGTCCGAGTCCATGCCGAGCGGACAGGACTACCGCATGATCATGCGCGGCGATGGCGGCTCCGCTGGCGGCGTGCTGCGCCTTTCACAGGACATGGTGCAGCATGGCGCACAGCCCTGCTGGCTCGGCTATCTGCACGTGGCCGACGTCGATGCGTCCATCCAGGCCATGGTCGCCGATGGTGCCAGGGTGCTGATGCCGCGCATGGATCTGCCCGTCGGAAAGATCGCGATGGTCGCCGACCCGATGGGCACGCCCTTCTACGTGATGGCGCCGATTCCACCGCCCGGTAAGCCCGATGCGAAGAGCGACGTCTTCGACGTGAAGGCGTCGCAGCGCATCCGCTGGAACGAGTTGGCCAGCCCCGACCTCACGCGCGCCAAGACGTTCTACGCGAAGCACTTCCACTTCCAGTTCAACGAAGTGATGCCCATGGGCCCGATGGGCGACTACTGCTTCGTCGACCACGACGGCGTTCGGCTTGGCGCCATCATGCAGAAGCCCGCCGAGGGCCCCGGCCCCACCGGCACCTGGCTGTTCTACTTCGGCGTGCCCTCGGTCGCCGAGGCGCAGCGCGCCATCACCGCCAACGGCGGCAAGGTGCTGCAAGGTCCGCACGAGGTGCCCGGCGGCGACTGGATTGTCGTCGCAACGGACCCCTCGGGTGCAGCATTTGGTGTTGTAGGAAGCAAGGGCGAGTGA
- a CDS encoding class I lanthipeptide codes for MKKPTKKLTLSKDTLRALNETEMKQVAGGAPTSVVACTGTDPTEATVCYTNALCQTGEFFGCCF; via the coding sequence ATGAAGAAGCCCACCAAGAAGCTGACGCTGTCGAAGGATACCCTGCGCGCGCTGAACGAGACCGAGATGAAGCAGGTTGCCGGTGGCGCCCCGACCTCCGTCGTCGCCTGCACTGGCACGGATCCGACCGAGGCCACCGTCTGCTACACGAACGCGCTCTGCCAGACGGGTGAGTTCTTCGGCTGCTGTTTCTGA
- the glsA gene encoding glutaminase A, with the protein MDTTGEPPFISTGQLPAAEQVRALVDEAYQRHQGNTEGQCSQVYPALARVDPRLFGACVVGINGSSHGAGDVDHPFSIMSVSKPFVFALVCQSLGPEEVRRKLGVNGTGLPFNSAMALDLSPDGRTNPMVNSGALATTGLVPGSSPEARWRFIHEGLSRFAGHPLVLDEEVYASAMETHHRNQGLAFLLHGLGRLEADPVLTTGLYTRQCSLAVTARELAVMGATLADGGVNPLTGMRVVDEEVCHHTLAVMATAGMYETSGDWLYDVGVPGKSGIGGGIVAVAPGKGGLGTFAPLLDTAGNSVKGQLVARFLAPRLGLSLFMSRPQPGTAWRPPS; encoded by the coding sequence ATGGATACGACAGGCGAGCCCCCCTTCATCTCCACCGGCCAGCTCCCCGCGGCGGAGCAGGTCCGGGCGTTGGTGGACGAGGCCTACCAGCGCCACCAGGGGAACACCGAGGGACAGTGCTCCCAGGTCTACCCGGCGCTCGCCAGGGTGGATCCCCGGCTCTTCGGCGCGTGCGTGGTGGGCATCAACGGCAGCAGCCATGGGGCCGGGGACGTGGACCATCCCTTCTCCATCATGAGCGTCTCCAAGCCGTTCGTCTTCGCGCTCGTCTGTCAGTCCCTGGGGCCCGAAGAGGTGCGGCGCAAGCTGGGGGTCAATGGCACGGGCCTGCCGTTCAATTCGGCCATGGCCCTTGACCTGAGCCCGGACGGGCGGACCAACCCCATGGTGAACTCGGGAGCGCTGGCGACCACGGGGCTCGTTCCAGGCAGCAGCCCCGAGGCCCGGTGGCGGTTCATCCATGAGGGGCTGTCGCGCTTCGCCGGACATCCGCTCGTACTCGACGAAGAGGTGTATGCCTCCGCGATGGAGACCCATCACCGCAACCAGGGGCTCGCCTTCCTGCTCCACGGTCTGGGCCGCCTGGAGGCGGATCCGGTCCTGACGACCGGGCTCTACACGCGCCAGTGTTCATTGGCGGTGACCGCCAGGGAGCTCGCCGTGATGGGAGCGACCCTGGCGGACGGAGGCGTCAACCCGCTCACCGGGATGCGCGTCGTCGACGAGGAGGTCTGTCATCACACGCTCGCGGTGATGGCCACGGCGGGGATGTATGAGACCTCCGGGGACTGGCTCTACGACGTGGGGGTCCCGGGCAAGAGTGGCATTGGTGGCGGCATCGTCGCCGTCGCGCCGGGCAAGGGCGGGCTGGGCACCTTCGCCCCGCTGCTCGATACAGCGGGCAACAGCGTCAAGGGACAGCTCGTCGCGCGGTTCCTGGCCCCACGGCTTGGCTTGAGCCTGTTCATGTCACGCCCTCAGCCTGGCACGGCCTGGCGCCCCCCGTCGTAG